A genomic stretch from Erwinia sp. E_sp_B01_1 includes:
- a CDS encoding type 1 glutamine amidotransferase domain-containing protein codes for MKLLMVLTSHDRLGETGKKTGFWLEEFAAPYYVFRDAGATVVLASPAGGQPPIDPVSDRPDAQSQDTERFRQDMPAQQALANTQKLETIDSTQFDAVFYPGGHGPLWDLAEERVSIDLIENFYANGKPVGAVCHAPGVLRHVKKPDGTPLVAGKRVTGFSNSEEEAVGLTDVVPFLVEDVLKSLGGSYEKTDDWGVYTLTDGHLVTGQNPASSAAAAEELLKLLHQ; via the coding sequence ATGAAATTGTTAATGGTGCTGACCTCGCACGATCGTCTTGGCGAGACCGGCAAAAAAACCGGGTTCTGGCTGGAAGAATTTGCCGCCCCTTATTATGTGTTCCGTGATGCCGGGGCCACCGTGGTGCTCGCCTCCCCTGCCGGAGGCCAGCCGCCCATCGATCCGGTCAGCGATCGGCCCGATGCCCAGTCACAGGATACGGAACGTTTCCGCCAGGATATGCCTGCGCAGCAGGCGCTGGCCAATACGCAAAAACTGGAAACGATCGACAGCACGCAGTTTGACGCAGTGTTTTATCCCGGCGGCCACGGCCCGCTGTGGGACCTGGCCGAAGAGCGGGTCAGCATTGATTTGATTGAAAACTTCTATGCTAACGGCAAACCTGTGGGCGCGGTCTGTCACGCGCCGGGCGTGTTACGCCATGTTAAAAAGCCGGATGGCACGCCGCTGGTGGCGGGTAAGCGGGTAACCGGCTTCAGTAACAGCGAAGAGGAAGCCGTAGGGCTGACAGATGTGGTACCTTTCCTGGTTGAGGATGTGCTGAAATCGCTGGGTGGCAGCTATGAAAAAACCGATGACTGGGGGGTTTATACCCTGACAGACGGCCATCTGGTGACCGGCCAGAATCCAGCCTCCTCAGCCGCCGCAGCCGAAGAGCTGCTGAAACTGCTTCATCAATAA
- a CDS encoding pyridoxal phosphatase encodes MSYRVIALDLDGTLLTPRKTILPESLEALKKAQEAGIKVAIVTGRHHVAIHPFYQALELDTPAICCNGTYLYDYHAKKVLQADPLPQEQALRVIEMLDEAAIHGLLYVDDAMLYQTETGHVTRTINWGLSLPEHQRPVFTKVDSLAQAAKEADSIWKFALSHPDTRALQQFAERVEQEMGLACEWSWHDQVDIAKAGNSKGKRLAQWVESEGYQMSDVLAFGDNYNDLSMLETVGLGVAMGNADEAIRARAGRVIGTNLEPGIAETIYREVL; translated from the coding sequence ATGAGTTATCGCGTCATCGCTTTAGACCTGGACGGCACCCTGTTAACGCCGCGTAAAACCATCCTTCCTGAATCGCTGGAAGCGCTGAAAAAAGCGCAGGAGGCTGGCATCAAGGTGGCTATCGTCACTGGCCGCCATCATGTCGCTATCCATCCTTTTTATCAGGCACTGGAATTAGATACACCTGCAATCTGCTGTAATGGCACCTACTTGTATGATTATCATGCAAAAAAGGTACTACAGGCCGATCCGCTTCCTCAGGAGCAGGCGCTGCGGGTGATTGAGATGCTGGATGAAGCAGCGATCCACGGGCTGCTCTATGTGGATGATGCGATGCTCTACCAGACGGAAACCGGTCATGTGACGCGCACTATCAACTGGGGCCTGTCGCTGCCGGAGCATCAGCGTCCGGTGTTCACTAAAGTCGACAGCCTGGCGCAGGCTGCTAAAGAGGCTGACTCAATCTGGAAATTTGCCCTCTCCCATCCCGACACCCGTGCTTTACAGCAGTTTGCTGAGCGTGTGGAGCAGGAGATGGGGCTGGCGTGCGAATGGTCATGGCACGATCAGGTGGACATTGCTAAAGCGGGCAACAGCAAAGGCAAACGTCTGGCGCAGTGGGTGGAATCAGAGGGCTATCAGATGAGCGACGTGCTGGCTTTCGGCGATAACTACAACGACCTGAGTATGCTGGAAACGGTGGGCCTTGGTGTGGCAATGGGCAATGCCGATGAGGCTATCAGGGCGCGGGCTGGCCGGGTGATTGGCACCAACCTCGAACCCGGCATCGCCGAAACCATCTACCGCGAAGTGCTGTGA
- the pgl gene encoding 6-phosphogluconolactonase, which produces MKQVVYTASPESHQIHAWELAGDGTLTLLQVVDAPGQVQPMVVSPDKRFLYVGVRPQFRVVAYQIQQDGKLQEAGQASLPGSPTHISTDRQGRFIFVGSYNDGCVSVSPIGTDGLPGEPVQVIKGMDGCHSANINLDNTTLFVPALKQDRICLFDLQENGELLPHQQAQVTTVEGAGPRHMVFHPNKQYAYCVNELDSTVDVWKLENAHGEVERVQSLDMMPAGFSETRWAADIHLTPDGRHLYSCDRTASILTVFSVSEDGALLTVEGHQPTETQPRGFNIDNSGQYLVSAGQKSHHIEVYKIGGEQGLLQPLARYAVGQGPMWVVITEI; this is translated from the coding sequence ATGAAACAAGTTGTTTATACCGCCAGCCCGGAGAGCCATCAGATCCATGCATGGGAATTAGCCGGGGATGGCACGCTCACCCTTCTGCAGGTCGTGGATGCGCCAGGCCAGGTGCAGCCGATGGTGGTCAGCCCGGATAAACGTTTTCTCTATGTTGGCGTTCGCCCGCAGTTCCGTGTTGTCGCGTATCAAATCCAACAGGATGGCAAACTGCAGGAGGCTGGTCAGGCTTCACTGCCGGGCAGCCCAACCCATATCTCCACCGATCGTCAGGGGCGTTTTATCTTCGTCGGCTCTTACAATGACGGTTGCGTCAGCGTCAGCCCGATTGGGACCGATGGCCTGCCAGGGGAGCCAGTGCAGGTCATTAAAGGCATGGATGGCTGTCACTCAGCCAATATCAACCTTGATAACACCACGCTGTTTGTTCCGGCGCTGAAGCAGGATCGTATCTGTCTGTTTGATCTGCAGGAAAACGGCGAGCTGTTACCTCATCAGCAGGCTCAGGTCACCACCGTAGAGGGCGCTGGCCCGCGTCATATGGTGTTCCACCCGAATAAACAGTATGCCTATTGTGTTAATGAGTTAGACAGCACGGTTGATGTCTGGAAGCTTGAAAACGCCCACGGTGAAGTGGAGCGGGTGCAGAGTCTGGATATGATGCCAGCGGGCTTCAGCGAAACACGCTGGGCCGCCGATATTCATCTGACGCCGGATGGCCGCCACCTTTACAGCTGTGACCGTACTGCCAGCATTCTGACAGTGTTCAGCGTCAGTGAAGATGGGGCATTGCTGACGGTGGAAGGGCACCAGCCTACAGAGACTCAGCCTCGCGGTTTCAACATCGACAACAGCGGACAATATCTGGTGTCAGCCGGGCAGAAGTCGCATCACATCGAAGTGTACAAAATTGGTGGAGAGCAGGGATTACTGCAGCCGCTGGCACGCTATGCCGTGGGCCAGGGCCCGATGTGGGTAGTGATTACTGAAATCTGA
- a CDS encoding kinase inhibitor: MKLISQDFKDGDKLPERQVFNGMGYQGDNLSPHLAWDDVPSGTKSFVVTCYDPDAPTGSGWWHWGVANLSADTRVLPQGAGSGVADLPEGSVQTRTDFGSSGYGGAAPPKGESHRYIFTVYALDVEKLEVDENASGAYLGFNVHFHQLGSASITAMYS, from the coding sequence ATGAAACTGATAAGCCAGGATTTTAAAGATGGCGATAAGCTCCCGGAGCGCCAGGTCTTCAACGGCATGGGCTACCAGGGCGATAACCTCTCTCCCCACTTAGCCTGGGACGATGTGCCCTCCGGCACCAAAAGTTTTGTAGTCACCTGTTACGATCCGGATGCGCCTACAGGTTCCGGCTGGTGGCACTGGGGTGTGGCTAATCTGTCTGCGGATACCCGCGTTCTGCCGCAGGGTGCAGGTTCAGGCGTGGCCGATCTGCCAGAAGGTTCGGTGCAGACCCGTACTGATTTTGGCAGCAGTGGTTATGGTGGCGCGGCACCGCCGAAAGGCGAAAGCCATCGTTATATCTTCACCGTCTATGCATTAGATGTGGAGAAGCTGGAAGTGGATGAGAACGCCAGCGGCGCTTATCTGGGCTTTAACGTGCATTTCCACCAGCTGGGCAGCGCTTCGATTACGGCGATGTACAGCTAG
- the modC gene encoding molybdenum ABC transporter ATP-binding protein ModC codes for MLELNFTQRLGDHTLTLNANLPATGITAIFGVSGAGKTSLINAIGGLTTPQEGHIILNGRVLSDAANKIHLPPEKRRTGYVFQDARLFPHYRVRGNLEYGMAKSLRPEFDHLVRLLGIEELLSRYPASLSGGEKQRVAIGRALLTAPEILLMDEPLAALDLPRKRELMPYLQKLAKTVNIPILYVSHSLDEILQLADNVLVLDNGGVKALGTVEKVWASSVMRPWLPRAEQSSVLRVQVLEQHPHYAMTALSFGDQHIWVSRVDAPPKTPLRLRIQSADVSLVLQPPVNSSIRNVIPAQVAGLLEIEDQIEVKLTIGQSELWARITPWARDELMIKPGMWLYAQIKSVSIIAPTHSTSR; via the coding sequence ATGCTGGAGCTTAATTTCACACAGCGGCTTGGCGATCATACGCTGACCCTCAATGCCAACCTGCCGGCCACCGGGATCACCGCTATTTTTGGCGTGTCAGGCGCGGGTAAAACCTCGCTGATTAACGCCATTGGTGGGTTAACCACGCCGCAGGAAGGGCATATCATCCTCAACGGGCGCGTGCTCAGCGATGCCGCAAATAAAATCCATCTGCCGCCGGAAAAACGCCGAACTGGCTACGTATTCCAGGATGCGCGGCTGTTCCCGCATTACCGCGTCCGTGGCAATCTCGAATACGGCATGGCAAAAAGTCTGCGCCCGGAGTTTGATCATCTGGTCCGGTTATTGGGCATCGAAGAGCTGCTCTCACGCTATCCGGCTTCACTCTCTGGCGGTGAAAAACAGCGGGTGGCCATAGGTCGTGCTTTGCTGACCGCACCTGAGATCCTGTTGATGGATGAACCCCTGGCCGCGCTGGATTTGCCCCGCAAGCGTGAGTTAATGCCCTATCTGCAGAAGCTGGCGAAGACGGTTAATATCCCCATTCTCTATGTCAGCCACAGCCTGGATGAGATCCTGCAACTGGCCGATAACGTGCTGGTGCTGGATAACGGCGGCGTAAAAGCGCTGGGTACGGTTGAAAAAGTCTGGGCAAGCAGCGTAATGCGTCCCTGGCTACCCCGTGCGGAGCAAAGCAGCGTGCTGCGGGTACAGGTGCTGGAACAGCATCCCCACTATGCGATGACGGCACTTTCGTTTGGCGATCAGCATATCTGGGTCAGCCGTGTTGACGCTCCGCCCAAAACACCGCTGCGTCTGCGCATTCAGTCTGCCGACGTCTCGCTGGTTTTACAGCCGCCGGTAAACAGCAGTATCCGCAACGTCATCCCGGCACAGGTGGCCGGGTTGCTGGAGATAGAGGATCAGATTGAGGTGAAACTGACGATAGGACAAAGCGAGCTCTGGGCGCGTATCACCCCCTGGGCCCGCGATGAACTGATGATCAAACCGGGCATGTGGCTCTATGCCCAGATCAAAAGCGTCTCAATTATTGCGCCAACTCACAGCACTTCGCGGTAG
- a CDS encoding NADP-dependent oxidoreductase gives MPQEKQTNRRIVLASRPHGAPTEANFRVESQHVPQPGKGEILLRTVWLSLDPYMRGRMSDAPSYVPPIAVNDVMGAGTVAVVEQSNHDDYAPGDWVVSQSGWQDFALSDGKDLFKLTGPVLKHPSWALGMLGMTGFTAYMGLLDIGNPQPGETVVVAAATGAVGSLVGQIAKLKGCYVVGIAGGQEKCRYAEEVLGFDRCLDHRSADLPEALKRYCRDGIDVYFESVGGKVFNAVLPLMNTKGRIPVCGLIADYNRTEASSGPDLLPQFQSAILRKRLRVEGFIITQDYGHRFGEFFSQMSQWVEQDRFVFREDVIEGLDNAPETFIGMLEGKNFGKVLIKVAGDKP, from the coding sequence ATGCCACAAGAGAAACAGACTAATCGCCGAATCGTGCTGGCTTCGCGTCCGCACGGCGCACCAACAGAAGCCAATTTTCGTGTGGAATCCCAGCACGTTCCTCAGCCCGGCAAGGGCGAGATTTTACTGCGCACCGTCTGGCTGTCGTTAGATCCCTACATGCGTGGCCGGATGAGCGACGCCCCCTCCTATGTTCCCCCCATTGCGGTCAATGATGTGATGGGCGCGGGCACCGTAGCTGTGGTCGAACAGTCAAACCACGACGACTATGCGCCCGGTGACTGGGTAGTGAGCCAGAGCGGCTGGCAGGATTTTGCTTTGTCCGATGGTAAAGATCTGTTCAAACTCACCGGCCCGGTACTGAAACACCCTTCCTGGGCGCTGGGCATGCTCGGCATGACCGGTTTCACCGCCTATATGGGGCTGCTGGATATTGGTAACCCTCAGCCGGGCGAAACGGTTGTCGTTGCCGCCGCTACCGGGGCAGTTGGGTCGCTGGTGGGTCAGATTGCCAAGCTCAAAGGCTGCTATGTGGTGGGGATTGCAGGGGGCCAGGAGAAATGCCGCTATGCCGAAGAGGTGCTGGGCTTTGACCGCTGCCTCGATCATCGCTCCGCCGATCTGCCTGAAGCGCTGAAACGCTACTGCCGCGACGGCATAGATGTCTATTTTGAAAGCGTCGGGGGCAAGGTTTTCAACGCCGTTCTGCCGCTGATGAACACCAAAGGCCGCATCCCGGTCTGCGGACTGATTGCCGATTACAACAGAACAGAAGCCTCATCGGGTCCGGATCTTCTGCCGCAATTCCAGAGCGCGATCCTGCGCAAACGGCTGCGGGTGGAAGGGTTCATTATTACCCAGGATTACGGTCACCGCTTTGGTGAGTTCTTCAGCCAGATGAGCCAGTGGGTTGAACAGGATCGCTTTGTGTTCCGTGAAGATGTCATTGAAGGGCTGGATAACGCCCCGGAAACCTTTATCGGCATGCTCGAAGGTAAAAACTTCGGCAAGGTCCTGATCAAAGTTGCGGGCGACAAACCCTGA
- the bioA gene encoding adenosylmethionine--8-amino-7-oxononanoate transaminase has product MTPSDLAFDRDHIWHPYTSMSQPLPVYPVVAARDTSLQLADGRQLVDGMSSWWATIHGYNHPRLNRAMAAQIEQMSHVMFGGITHPSAVALCRKLVEMTPEGLECVFLADSGSVAVEVSMKMALQYWQARGERRQRFLTLRNGYHGDTFAAMSVCDPYNSMHSLYQGYLPNHLFAAAPACGFSDEWQERDTEDFERLIRLHQGELAAVILEPIVQGAGGMRFYHPRYLQRVRELCDRHNVLLIADEIATGFGRTGKLFACEHAGISPDILCVGKALTGGTMTLSATLTTREVANTISNGEAGCFMHGPTFMGNPLACAVASESLAILQENQWQQQVAAIETQLKAALLPLKDRPEVADARVLGTIGVIQTHRPVNMAALQAFFVEQGVWIRPFGKLIYLMPPYIIKPEALAQLTGAIAQAVERPEFFLAV; this is encoded by the coding sequence ATGACCCCATCCGACCTCGCTTTCGACCGTGACCATATCTGGCATCCTTACACCTCCATGAGCCAGCCGCTGCCGGTGTACCCGGTGGTTGCTGCCCGTGACACCTCACTGCAACTGGCCGATGGTCGCCAGCTGGTTGATGGCATGTCCTCCTGGTGGGCGACCATCCACGGCTACAATCACCCGCGACTGAACCGGGCGATGGCTGCACAAATTGAGCAGATGTCACACGTAATGTTTGGCGGCATTACCCACCCTTCCGCCGTGGCGCTGTGCCGTAAGCTGGTTGAGATGACCCCGGAGGGGCTGGAGTGCGTTTTCCTGGCGGATTCAGGGTCGGTAGCGGTGGAAGTGTCGATGAAAATGGCGCTGCAATACTGGCAGGCCAGAGGCGAGCGGCGTCAGCGTTTTCTCACCCTGCGCAATGGCTATCACGGTGATACTTTTGCGGCAATGTCGGTCTGCGATCCTTACAACTCCATGCACAGCCTTTATCAGGGTTATCTGCCCAACCATCTGTTTGCTGCGGCTCCGGCCTGTGGCTTCAGCGATGAGTGGCAGGAGCGGGACACTGAGGATTTTGAAAGGCTGATTCGTCTGCATCAAGGCGAGCTGGCAGCGGTGATCCTCGAGCCAATTGTGCAGGGCGCAGGCGGCATGCGTTTTTATCATCCGCGCTATCTGCAACGTGTCCGCGAGTTGTGCGATCGTCATAACGTGCTGCTGATTGCCGATGAGATTGCCACCGGTTTTGGCCGCACCGGCAAGCTGTTTGCCTGCGAGCACGCCGGAATTTCACCGGACATTCTCTGCGTGGGGAAAGCGCTGACCGGCGGCACTATGACGCTCTCTGCGACTCTGACAACCCGTGAAGTTGCCAATACGATCAGCAACGGCGAAGCGGGCTGCTTTATGCATGGCCCGACGTTTATGGGCAACCCGCTGGCCTGCGCCGTGGCCAGCGAAAGCCTGGCGATCCTGCAGGAAAATCAGTGGCAGCAGCAGGTCGCCGCCATCGAAACGCAGCTTAAGGCGGCATTGCTTCCGCTGAAAGATCGCCCTGAGGTCGCCGATGCCCGCGTACTGGGCACCATCGGCGTTATTCAGACCCACCGCCCGGTGAATATGGCCGCTCTGCAGGCTTTCTTTGTCGAACAGGGTGTCTGGATACGTCCGTTCGGCAAGCTGATTTACCTGATGCCTCCCTACATCATTAAGCCAGAAGCGCTGGCGCAGTTGACCGGTGCCATCGCCCAGGCAGTGGAACGCCCTGAGTTCTTTCTGGCGGTCTGA